The genomic window ATTACAGACATACTTCGGCTCAGCTTATATCAATAACATTAACATAGGTACAGAAGTCAACAAGGTTATGGTCCAGTCAGAGGGAGTTTATAGAAGCAATATGGATAAAATAGGAGAGATATTTGTAAATAGCACAACAGGAACTCCTGTCCCCCTAGATAGCCTCTTGACAGTAAAAAAGACACTTGCACCTCGCACCATCAGTAGATATAACCTTTATCCATCTGCCGCGATTACCATAGTTATGAATCAGGGATATTCCACCGGTCAGGGAATGGAAAAAATCCGCGAGTTAGCTAAAGGATTACCAACAGATTATAATTATGAATGGTCAGGCTTAAGCTATCAGCAACAAGATTCAACCGGCACCATAATAATGATTTTGGCAATTTCTCTGTTATTTGCCTACCTTTTCTTAGTAGCTCAATACGAAAGTTGGGTTGTGCCAGTCCCAGTTATACTGTCTCTTTCTGTTGCTATGCTTGGAGCACTATTGGGACTTTGGGTCATGGGCCTTTCAATCAGTATCTATGCACAGCTAGGGATACTGCTCTTGATAGGATTGGCCGCCAAAAACGCAATTCTTATAGTTGAATTTGCAAAAGAATTGCATGAAGAACAACAGATGCCTCTTATCGCAGCGGCAGCCGAAGCTGCAAGAGAGCGTTTCCGAGCGGTCTTAATGACAGCGTTCACCTGTGTTCTTGGAGTTCTCCCCATGCTTTTTGCAAGTGGAGCCGGAGCGAATAGTAGGGTACACGTCGGAACCACAATGGTTTTCGGGATGTTAGCGGCTACAGTCGTAGGAATCTTCTTGGTCCCCCCTCTCTACGTGCTCTTTGAGGGTGGAACGGAAGCTTTGCTAGGACGGTTGTCAAGCAAATCAAAAAAAGAAAAACAAATCAAATATGAAGATATATCTACCGAGGAAACAGAGGTAAAAACAGATGAATAAAACTAAAATCACACTGTTTACAGCAGTTATGCTACTTCTTTTTTCAACGAAAGTAGTGGCACAAACACCTGTAGAAGCAAGAATTATAGAGCTTTCTGAGGAGAAGTGGACAGAGCTTGCTTTAAGCAATCCTATTCCATCATTTTCAAAAGAAGATGCAAAAGCACCATCTGTCGTAAACTTGGCAAGCTGGTGGCAATCTCTTGGTGACAGCACTCTAACTAACCTTATAATGAACAGCTTGGAGAGCAACAAGGATCTTGCTTCTGCTCGTGCGAAGATAAAAGAAGCAAGAGCTGCTTTGGGAATAAACAAAGCAGCCATGCTCCCCTGGCTAGACACGTCAAATAGTTGGTCCGCTACGAGGTCTCCCCTCAATACTGGAGGAGAAAAAGTTGATACTTATCGACTCGGAGTGGATGCGTCTTGGGAAATAGACATATTCGGCGGACGTCGTGCCACCGTTGAGGCAGGAGTAGCAACTTTGGAGGCGCAATATGCGTTTTTGCATTCGACGTGGGTTACTCTATCCTCCGAGGTCGCAATTAACTATCTGAGTCTCAGAACTTTACAAGAACGTTTAGATGTAGCTAAGAATAATCTTGCCATACAGAAAGAGTCTTTGGAGATGCTCTCTTCGAGCTATAAGGCCGGTCTAACCGATGCACTGGCATATAATCAAGCAAAGTATATTTACGAACAGACAAACGCTTCTATACCCCCAATAGAAACATCTATTGAGAAGGTTAAGAATAACCTTGCCGTTCTTACCGGTGTTGTGCCGGGTACTCTCGAAGAGATGTTAAAGGACAAACAGTCTCTACCTAAGGGGGACACGCTTGAACTCGTAGGTATCCCGGCAGAAGCCCTTCGCCAGAGACCGGATATCTATTACGCTGAACGTCAGCTGGTTGCTCAGTTAGCTCGTACAAAATCAGCAAGAGCGGATTTGTGGCCTAAATTTCAACTTGTAGGTTCAATAGGAACAGAAGCTCTCAGCACGGGAGATTTGTTCAGCGGCCCCGCTAAGGCATATAGTTTTGGCCCCAGAATATCTTGGCCAATATTTCATTGGGGTGCCATAAAAAACAATATTCGGGTGCAGGGTGCAAAGGAAGAGCAGCTTCTTGCTACTTATGAAAAAACGATTTTAGAAGCAGTTGCAGAAGTTAGAAATGCTCTTACAGCAGAAGTGCAGGAGAGACAGCGTAATTCCTCATTAAAGCTAAGTGTGGACGCAGCTCGCGATGCTCTCTCTGTCGCAAATGATAAATATAAAAGTGGACTGACAGACTACAACAATGTTCTGTCTGCTCAAAAATCGTATCTTTCAGTGTCAGAGCAATATGTTATAAGCGAAGGTGAGATGGTTTCCAACATCGTTCGATTATACAAAGCACTGGGCGGCGGTTGGGAACCGATGAAATAAAGCAATATAAATATAGACTATAAAAACAAATATAGCGGAGGCAATATTGCCTCCGCTATATTTGTAAACTATAGATACTATTTAATTATAAGCTTTATAGCTTAACATCAATTATGGCAGTAACTCCCACGCCTTTAACTCGTTTAAACTGAGAGATAGGGATCTCTTTATCAATGGGGATTAGTGCTTGTGCCCGGATTTTCTGAAATTCACCTTCGAGTTGAGCAACGGCCTTTGTCCTGTCAAGTGCATCTTTTGTATTTGCTCCTACTTGTGCGGCTCCGATACGTGTTCCTGATCCTATGGATAAAATTGGAACGACCTTGGTAAATCCATCAAACTTCACACCTTTATTAAAAGTTATTGTGTTGATAAATTCGTCAAGTTGTGGAGCAAGAGCTTTTACTGCAGTTCCTCCGACGATGGTAATAGCGGCGTCCTTAAGGATACTGCCTAAATCAATCGCTGATGCGAGAGGGGCTGAAACGAACAAAATAGCAATGATTAAAAACGTTGAAAAAAGCTTTTTCATTTAATTATCACCAACCTTTCTTAATCTGATTATAGTATACAAAAAAATACTTTGTTACGTATTTATAACGAAAAAATCATAGTATTTCTATCTTTTAAAAATTAATATGAGAATATACCCGTATTTTCTACCTATATTTTATAACAAGCAATGGTGTATAATTTACCTTATACATAAAGCATATAAAGAGCCATTCTGTTGTGTAATATAGGATTAAAGGTGACTCTTTCGTAAATATTCGAAAGAGTTTCTCCTTTTTAAAAATCTTTGTTCTTTAATAAATTCACAAAAGCAAAAGTGTACAGGGGAGGATAAATTCATGTACGATCCAAAACAATTTCATGATACTACTTTCATAGACGACGAAGAGATACTTTCGACGCTTAAAGATGCGAAGGAGCTTGTCGAAGACAAGGAATATGTTCGGTCGCTCTTAGATAAAGCCAGAACATGCAAAGGACTTACTCACAGAGAAGCCGCTGTTCTTTTGGAGATAACTGATCCAAAACTGGAAGAAGAACTATTTCATCTGGCAAAAGAAATAAAAGAAAAGATTTACGGAAAAAGAATTGTACTTTTTGCACCCTTATATCTTTCGAACTACTGTATCAATAGATGTGAATATTGCGGATTTCATAAAGACAATACAGTCATGCTTAGAAAAAAACTTACCATGGAAGAGCTTGACGAAGAAGTAGAAGCGATTTTGGCTCTCGGACATAAACGGATAGCCATAGAATCGGGAGAAGACCCTGTGGAAACACCACTGGATTATATAATTAAATGTATAGAGCGTATTTATAAATATAAAAATAGCAAAGACGAGTCTATCCGCAGGATTAACGTAAATATTGCGGCTACTACGGTAGAAGAATATGAAAGATTAAAGGCGGCAGACGTCGGAACTTACATTCTTTTCCAAGAAACTTTTCACAGGCCAACTTATGCAAAAATGCACACAGTAGGCCCTAAAAGCAACTACGATTGGCACACGACTGCGTTGCACAGAGCACAGCAAGGCGGACTTGATGATGTAGGAACCGGAGTTCTATACGGGCTTTATGACTATAAATATGAGATGGTGGGACAGCTTATGCTAGCAGAACACATGGAGGAGATGTTCGGAGTAGGGCCTCATACTATATCCGTACCCCGTCTGCGCATGGCTGAGGGCGTTGACCTCAATAGTTTCCCATATCTTCTAACTGATGAAGAATTTCTAAGACTAATTGCAGTCATAAGAATTGCGACCCCATATACAGGTATGATTCTTTCTACAAGAGAGACTCCAGAAACCAGAAAGAAAGCTTTGGAGCTTGGGATATCGCAGGTTAGCGCTGCTTCATGTACGGGTATTGGAGGATATCATAAAGACATTGCACATGGCAGTTGTGACGATACAGCACAGTTTAAAGTTTCCGACGAGAGAACCCCGGAAGAGATACTTACGTGGCTATGCGAAGATGGATATATCCCCAGCTACTGTACTGCATGTTACAGGGAAGGACGCACTGGAGACCGTTTTATGTATCTTGCCAAATCCGGCGAAATAAAGAATATTTGCCAGCCTAATGCGTTGCTTACCTTAAAAGAATACTTGGTAGGTTATGCTTCGGAAGACTTAAAAGAGCTTGGCGAAAAAGTAATAGAGAAAGAAATAGAAAAGATAGCTGATGAAAAGACGAAAGAATTAACAAAAAAACAGTTGAAACAGATTGAAGAGGGAGTTCAAGATCTCTATTTTTAATTTGTTGATGAAATAGAAAGCGGGTGCTTTGGATATCTCCAAAGCACCCGCTTTTATTTTAGATGATACTAAACGGGGATTTTTTTAGGTGCTTTTAAAGTGGCAAGTATCGCCACAGAGATAGCAAGCACTACAGAAGAGACCAAGAACGGCGCAAAGAAAGAGCCGGTCATAGCCTGTAACTTCCCGCCAATGTATGGACCACAGAACCCTGCAAATCCAAATGCTGAGAAGAGCAGTCCATAATTAGAAGCTTGATTTGTTGGGCCGTAGTATTGCAATAAAGTTGCCGGAAAAAGTGTAAAAATTGATCCGTAGTTCCATCCTATAAGTCCGGCGCAAGCGGCAAGGAGAGCCGCAGATTTTCCTGCCG from Synergistaceae bacterium includes these protein-coding regions:
- a CDS encoding efflux transporter outer membrane subunit, whose protein sequence is MNKTKITLFTAVMLLLFSTKVVAQTPVEARIIELSEEKWTELALSNPIPSFSKEDAKAPSVVNLASWWQSLGDSTLTNLIMNSLESNKDLASARAKIKEARAALGINKAAMLPWLDTSNSWSATRSPLNTGGEKVDTYRLGVDASWEIDIFGGRRATVEAGVATLEAQYAFLHSTWVTLSSEVAINYLSLRTLQERLDVAKNNLAIQKESLEMLSSSYKAGLTDALAYNQAKYIYEQTNASIPPIETSIEKVKNNLAVLTGVVPGTLEEMLKDKQSLPKGDTLELVGIPAEALRQRPDIYYAERQLVAQLARTKSARADLWPKFQLVGSIGTEALSTGDLFSGPAKAYSFGPRISWPIFHWGAIKNNIRVQGAKEEQLLATYEKTILEAVAEVRNALTAEVQERQRNSSLKLSVDAARDALSVANDKYKSGLTDYNNVLSAQKSYLSVSEQYVISEGEMVSNIVRLYKALGGGWEPMK
- the hydG gene encoding [FeFe] hydrogenase H-cluster radical SAM maturase HydG is translated as MYDPKQFHDTTFIDDEEILSTLKDAKELVEDKEYVRSLLDKARTCKGLTHREAAVLLEITDPKLEEELFHLAKEIKEKIYGKRIVLFAPLYLSNYCINRCEYCGFHKDNTVMLRKKLTMEELDEEVEAILALGHKRIAIESGEDPVETPLDYIIKCIERIYKYKNSKDESIRRINVNIAATTVEEYERLKAADVGTYILFQETFHRPTYAKMHTVGPKSNYDWHTTALHRAQQGGLDDVGTGVLYGLYDYKYEMVGQLMLAEHMEEMFGVGPHTISVPRLRMAEGVDLNSFPYLLTDEEFLRLIAVIRIATPYTGMILSTRETPETRKKALELGISQVSAASCTGIGGYHKDIAHGSCDDTAQFKVSDERTPEEILTWLCEDGYIPSYCTACYREGRTGDRFMYLAKSGEIKNICQPNALLTLKEYLVGYASEDLKELGEKVIEKEIEKIADEKTKELTKKQLKQIEEGVQDLYF